One stretch of Maylandia zebra isolate NMK-2024a linkage group LG13, Mzebra_GT3a, whole genome shotgun sequence DNA includes these proteins:
- the nkx1.2la gene encoding NK1 transcription factor related 2-like,a — protein MTSSHKISFSIVDILDPNKFNSKKVNELSIIKEKLLPAPNAERTTLESDSTAGGDSRLERTEAEDARDEQSALSRHPEVVVDPNLLSPPADTEPCLTGQQDSGDGESAVTLQDQSTHKRRRPDQACAKPRRARTAFTYEQLVALENKFRATRYLSVCERLNLALSLSLTETQVKIWFQNRRTKWKKQNPGADSTLQPGSNSLINVSPNPATCGSSSASFHQTFSNFTSGNVIFHAAGGVPLSTTGGLLHPFMSSGFVQPSYFNPHL, from the exons ATGACGTCCAGTCATAAGATTTCCTTTTCTATAGTTGACATATTGGATCCGAACAAATTCAACAGTAAGAAGGTAAACGAACTTTCCATCATCAAGGAGAAGTTATTACCTGCGCCAAACGCGGAGAGAACAACTTTGGAGTCGGACAGCACTGCAGGTGGAGACTCCAGACTCGAGCGCACAGAAGCAG AAGATGCAAGAGATGAACAATCTGCACTCTCCAGGCACCCCGAAGTTGTTGTAGACCCCAATCTTCTCTCCCCACCTGCGGACACGGAGCCCTGTCTGACCGGGCAACAGGACAGTGGAGACGGGGAGTCAGCGGTCACCTTGCAGGACCAGTCAACGCACAAGCGCCGGCGCCCGGACCAGGCCTGTGCCAAACCACGGCGAGCCAGAACAGCGTTCACTTACGAACAGCTTGTGGCCCTGGAAAACAAGTTCCGCGCAACTCGGTACTTGTCTGTGTGCGAGAGACTAAACCTGGCCTTGTCACTAAGTCTAACCGAAACCCAGGTGAAAATCTGGTTCCAGAACCGGAGGACCAAGTGGAAAAAGCAGAACCCCGGGGCGGACAGCACCTTGCAGCCCGGCTCTAACTCCCTTATTAATGTTAGTCCGAACCCAGCCACGTGTGGGTCGAGCTCTGCCAGCTTCCATCAAACTTTCTCCAACTTCACCTCTGGAAATGTGATCTTCCACGCAGCGGGTGGTGTTCCGCTTTCAACCACTGGAGGGCTCCTGCATCCCTTCATGTCCAGCGGATTCGTCCAGCCGTCTTACTTTAATCCACATTTATAA